The Thermosipho melanesiensis BI429 sequence ACACCACCTTTACCGCTGCCAATTAAAACAATATTTCCAAGATTAAGCAAATTTCTAGCTTGATTTAACATAATTGAGCACCTCTCTAGCTAAAATAATTGATAATTCTTTATTACTTGCTTCAATAATGTCATCGGGTACACGTTGACCATTTGTAATATAGATAATTGGTTTATTGATAAAATGGCCAGCGTTTAAGAAATGTCCCAAAGAAGATGTTTCATCCATTTTAGTTAGAATTATGTGTGTAGGTGAAACATCATTGAATTTTTTTGAAATAAGTTCAAGATCACTACTTCTATATTGCATTCCCACAACTAAAAATTTGTAATCTGGGGAAATAATTTCAGCCATTGCCTTTATTTCATTCATTTGAAGTTCATTTTTTTGGCTTCTACCTGCGGTGTCTATAAATACCACCTCAAAATCTGCCATTGCTTCAAGCTCGATTTTTGCTTCTTTGGGGGTGTATGCAACACGCATTGGTATATCCATTAATGTTGCATATGTTTTTAGTTGTTCTGTAGCCGCTATTCTATAAGTGTCTAATGTTAATATACCAACCTTTTTGTGTTCATTTATGGACATTTTTGCTGCTAGCTTAGCAAGTGTAGTAGTTTTTCCTACGCCCGTTGGACCTACAAACATTACTTTTCCTGTAATATCTGGGTTGTCTGTTTTTATAAATGGAAGGAATATTTCAGAGAGAACAAATCTTGTGTTTTCATCCTCAAAATCTATTTTCCCGTATTTTATTCTTATGTATTCTATAACTTTTTCAATTATTTCTTGATTTACATCGTGAAAGTTTAAAGCTTTTCTCAAATCTCTTATCCATTCAGGTTCATTGTCAGATTTTTGCATAGAAACCATAGTTTTTAATTCGTACATCATCTTTTTTATTTCATTAAGTTCATCAGTGCTCCTTTTTTGTGAATTTTTTGATAGTATTTCTTGTAATTGATATATTTGTTGTGTTTTCATTTCATTGTTTTGCTTTACTTCATTTTCTTCAACAGCAGCAGTAACTTCGAGAAAGGTTTTTGCACCAATTCCCAGAAATCCACCTTTTTTAATTTTTCTTGTTCCAAGAATTACTGCATCTTTTCCAAGTTCAATTTTTATTTTTTCAAGAGCTTCCTTGATGTCTTTGACTAAGTATTTTTTTA is a genomic window containing:
- the flhF gene encoding flagellar biosynthesis protein FlhF, whose product is MIVKKYLVKDIKEALEKIKIELGKDAVILGTRKIKKGGFLGIGAKTFLEVTAAVEENEVKQNNEMKTQQIYQLQEILSKNSQKRSTDELNEIKKMMYELKTMVSMQKSDNEPEWIRDLRKALNFHDVNQEIIEKVIEYIRIKYGKIDFEDENTRFVLSEIFLPFIKTDNPDITGKVMFVGPTGVGKTTTLAKLAAKMSINEHKKVGILTLDTYRIAATEQLKTYATLMDIPMRVAYTPKEAKIELEAMADFEVVFIDTAGRSQKNELQMNEIKAMAEIISPDYKFLVVGMQYRSSDLELISKKFNDVSPTHIILTKMDETSSLGHFLNAGHFINKPIIYITNGQRVPDDIIEASNKELSIILAREVLNYVKSS